In Flavobacterium luteolum, the DNA window GAAACCGTGCCATTTTTTTTAGCGTCTCTTTCTTCTTGTAGAGCTTTTCTTCTGTCTTCGTATTCTTTCCTCTTAGCATCTTGCTCTAGCTTTCGGTCTTGGATCAGTTTTTCTCTAGCAGCTCTTTTTTCATCTAGTGCTTTTTGGCGATCGGCCATTGCTGGATTTTCGTCAATTGCGTTCTCAATGTTTTCTTTAGCTTCCTGTTCTTTCAGTTGTTTTTTACTTAACTGCTCACGTTTTTCAGTACGGTTTAAAATTCTTAAAACCTGATCGCTGATATCAAATCTTTTATTGCTGAAAAGCATGGTAAGATCTGATGATTTATCAAAAACAAAATCATAATTTTTTGCTTCTGCGATATCTTGCACAGCTGTAAAAACCTGGTCTTGTATAGGTTTTGCCAAAGCTGCTTTCTGTCTCATTAGATTTCCATCAGAACCAAATTGTTTCTGCTGATAATCCATCATTTCTTGTTCAAGAAACTTAATTTCTGTTTCTCTTTCTTCTATTAATTCCTTTGTAAGTAAAGCTTTTTCTGTTTTTAAGCTTTCTTTTAAATTATTTATATTTAATTTTTTGGCCTCAACTTCTTGTTTCCACTTTTGAGCTTTTTGCTCTAATTGTGATTTAGCTTCTTTATAGTCGGAAACATTTTCTAAAATATATTCCATGTCGATGTAGCCAATTCGAGTAGTCTTACCTTGCGCCTGACTTGTATTTGCTACAATCAAGGCTAAAAATATAAATAAAAATTGTTTTCTCATAACATAACTTTATTTGATGATTTTTAACCAAACGTTATTTCACTAAAATTGTTGTCCAATAATAAAGTGTGTTTCCCATCCATTAGCTTTTGTTTGCCCTGGAAGAGCATCAAATCCGTAACCAAAGTCAATACCCAATAATCCAAATGCAGGCATGAATACACGTAAACCAGCTCCAGCAGAACGATTTAAATCAAATGGGTTGTAATCTTTGAACGTTGGATAAGATGAACCTGCTTCTAAGAACGTTAAGGCAAAAATAGAAGCCGATGCTTTTAATGTAATTGGGTAACGTAATTCCATAGAGAATTTGTTGTAAATCGTTGCTCCAATTGCATCACCATTTGCGTTTACAGGAGTCAAAGAGTTGTTAGGATAACCTCTCAACTGAATTGTCTCTCTACCATCCATTGAGTATTGTGCCATACCATCACCTCCTAAGTAAAAACGCTCAAACGGAATAACACCTCTTTCTTGGTTATAAGCCCCTAAGAAACCAAATTCGGTAAGTGTTCTTAATACTAATTTTCCATAAACTTTAGTATACCAATCTCCTTTAAATTTAATTTTATAGTATTCTAACCAGTTGTATTTTTTCTGATCGACTTTTGCTACATCTGTATCAGCACTTGAATAATCAGATCCAACACTTACGTAGCCAGTTTGCCCATTTACAGTCTC includes these proteins:
- a CDS encoding OmpH family outer membrane protein; translation: MRKQFLFIFLALIVANTSQAQGKTTRIGYIDMEYILENVSDYKEAKSQLEQKAQKWKQEVEAKKLNINNLKESLKTEKALLTKELIEERETEIKFLEQEMMDYQQKQFGSDGNLMRQKAALAKPIQDQVFTAVQDIAEAKNYDFVFDKSSDLTMLFSNKRFDISDQVLRILNRTEKREQLSKKQLKEQEAKENIENAIDENPAMADRQKALDEKRAAREKLIQDRKLEQDAKRKEYEDRRKALQEERDAKKNGTVSGTASPATVAPAAATDAAKTSSTAKTAAPTSTGETPATEQPAMTKAEERQLLYEQRKKELEERRKKILEEREAAKKAKEAETQKTNTTNN